Proteins encoded in a region of the Nitrospira sp. genome:
- a CDS encoding efflux RND transporter periplasmic adaptor subunit has protein sequence MIATRCLIATTFLLAGCGSKEEPGRAVVSAASQEAIQAEVVEVKHTSVPIRIEVTGQVAAIFQAALSSRIQGTIDTLFVREGTPVVKGQTLIQLDNRDVRADLARATAEVENTKAQLDRMNQLYAQDAVSKQEMENATRAYKVAEANRTTVLAQLSYTMVKAPFDGVITEKMVEAGELASPGQLLLRMENPRQLRLKATVAEGDLRSVSLGDKIAVVIDALGEQALDGVVGQILPAGDSQTHTFTVKVDLPAEPGLKTGMFGRFQLDKGTSKTILVPGTAVVERGELTSVFAVGSDQIGRLRWVKVGRRLDQQVEILSGVHVGESVLLDATRGIDGMAVKIVDTTASPAVPTPCTVSCQSPWSKGGSSVAQVSDSGLSYVKPSTQ, from the coding sequence ATGATAGCAACACGATGCTTAATTGCAACGACGTTTCTACTGGCCGGTTGTGGGTCTAAGGAGGAGCCCGGCAGGGCGGTGGTTTCGGCCGCTTCACAGGAGGCTATTCAGGCTGAGGTTGTCGAGGTCAAACACACTTCGGTGCCGATTCGTATTGAAGTGACCGGCCAGGTGGCGGCGATCTTCCAGGCTGCGCTTTCCAGTCGCATCCAAGGAACTATCGACACACTGTTCGTTCGAGAAGGCACGCCGGTCGTCAAGGGACAGACGCTTATTCAGCTGGATAACCGCGACGTACGGGCCGACTTGGCGCGCGCCACGGCGGAAGTAGAAAACACGAAGGCCCAGCTCGACCGCATGAACCAATTGTACGCCCAAGATGCCGTTTCAAAACAAGAGATGGAGAATGCGACTCGTGCCTACAAGGTAGCGGAAGCCAACCGTACGACAGTGCTCGCCCAGCTGAGTTATACGATGGTCAAAGCGCCGTTCGACGGCGTGATTACCGAGAAAATGGTGGAAGCAGGTGAATTGGCCTCGCCGGGACAGCTCTTATTGAGAATGGAAAATCCCCGACAACTACGGCTTAAAGCAACGGTGGCGGAGGGAGATTTGAGATCGGTATCTCTCGGAGACAAGATTGCTGTGGTCATCGACGCCTTGGGTGAACAAGCGCTGGACGGCGTCGTCGGTCAAATTCTGCCGGCCGGCGATTCGCAAACCCACACGTTCACCGTGAAAGTGGACTTGCCTGCTGAACCGGGGCTGAAAACCGGCATGTTCGGACGATTCCAATTGGATAAAGGAACGAGCAAGACGATTCTCGTGCCAGGGACCGCCGTCGTCGAACGCGGTGAACTCACGAGCGTCTTTGCCGTTGGCTCGGATCAGATCGGCCGCCTTCGCTGGGTCAAAGTCGGTCGGCGGCTCGACCAACAGGTCGAAATCCTGTCCGGTGTGCATGTCGGCGAGTCCGTGCTGCTCGATGCGACCCGCGGTATCGATGGCATGGCAGTCAAGATCGTCGATACGACAGCCTCACCAGCCGTTCCGACACCCTGTACCGTGTCTTGTCAGTCACCTTGGTCAAAAGGTGGGAGTTCTGTCGCTCAGGTTTCTGATAGCGGGCTCTCTTACGTGAAACCTTCAACTCAATAA